A part of Miscanthus floridulus cultivar M001 chromosome 6, ASM1932011v1, whole genome shotgun sequence genomic DNA contains:
- the LOC136456355 gene encoding callose synthase 12-like produces the protein MTTPRGTQRRAAAPPAAAGGEPYNILPIHDLLAEHPSLRFPEVRAAAAALRTVGGLRPPPFSQWRADQDLMDWLGAFFGFQRDNVRNQREHLVLLLANAQMRLSSADFSDTLEPRIARQIRKKLLRNYTSWCGFLGRRPSVYIPDGDPRADLLYTGLHLLVWGEAANLRFMPECLCYIYHHMAGELHRILEGFIDTATGRPVNPAVHGENAFLTRVVTPIYDVIRAEAESSRDGKVPHAAWRNYDDMNEYFWRHDVFDRLGWPMEQSRQFFRTPPDRSRVRKTGFVEVRSFWNIYRSFDRLWVMLILYLQAAAIVAWEGAKWPWDDLRSSRGSKSKDTQARVLSIFITWAALRFLQSLLDIGTQFPRAFRDGRTLAVRMVLKAIVAAAWVLAFAVLYKRIWNQRSSNGQWSSAADSRIMSFLYAAAAFVIPEVLAIVLFIVPWVRNALEKTNWKICYALTWWFQSRSFVGRGLREGTFDNVKYSIFWVLLLAVKFAFSYFLQVRPLVKPTKEIYKLSGIQYTWHEFFGQSNRFAVFVLWLPVVLIYLMDIQIWYAIFSSLTGAFVGLFAHLGEIRDMKQLRLRFQFFASAMSFNIMPEEQQVDESFLPSRLRNFWQRLQLRYGFSRSFRKIESNQVEARRFALVWNEILSKFREEDIVSDREVELLELPPELWNVRVIRWPCFLLCNELSLALGQAKEVRGPDRRLWRKICKNDYRRCAVIEVYDSAKHLLLEIIKEGTEEHDIVTQLFSDFDGSMKMEKFTVGYKMTELHNIHTRLVALLGLLKPTKDVTKIVNALQTLYDVVVRDFQAEKRSMEQLRNEGLAQSRPTRLLFVDAVVLPEEENATFYKQVRRMHTILTSRDSMINVPQNLEARRRIAFFSNSLFMNIPRATQVEKMMAFSVLTPYYKEDVLYSKDQLYKENEDGISILYYLKQIYPDEWEYFVERMKREGMSDINELYSEKERLRDLRHWVSYRGQTLSRTVRGMMYNYEALKMLTFLDSASEHDLKTGTRELATMGSSRIGSSRHDGVAGGSGYYSRASSSRALSRASSSVSSLFKGSEYGTVLMKYTYVVACQLYGEQKAKNDPNAFEILELMKNYEALRVAYVDERQVNGNEKEFFSVLVKYDQQLQREVEIYRVKLPGEFKKIGEGKPENQNHALIFTRGDALQTIDMNQDNYFEEALKMRNLLEEFNSYYGIRKPKILGVREHVFTGSVSSLAWFMSAQETSFVTLGQRVLADPLKVRMHYGHPDVFDRLWFLGRGGISKASKTINISEDIFAGFNCTLRGGNVTHHEYIQVGKGRDVGLNQVSMFEAKVASGNGEQTLSRDVYRLGHRLDFFRMLSFFYTTVGFYFNTMMVVLTVYAFVWGRFYLALSGLEDYISKNTSSSNNAALGAVLNQQFVIQLGLFTALPMIIENSLEHGFLTAVWDFMKMQLQFASVFYTFSMGTKTHYYGRTILHGGAKYRATGRGFVVEHKKFAENYRLYAHSHFIKAIELGVILTLYASYGSASGNTLVYILLTLSSWFLVSSWILAPFIFNPSGFDWLKNFNDFEDFLNWIWFQGGISVQSDQSWETWWEDETDHLRTTGLWGCILEILLDLRFFFFQYAIVYRLHIAGQSRSILVYLLSWACILLAFVALVTVAYFRDRYSAKKHIRYRLVQAIIVGGTVAAIVVLLEFTKFQFVDTFTSLLAFLPTGWGIVSIALVFKPYLRRSEMVWKTVVTVARLYDILFGVIVMAPVAVLSWLPGLQEMQTRILFNEAFSRGLHISQIITGKKAHAF, from the coding sequence ATGACCACGCCGCGCGGCACCCAGCGGCGCGCGGCCGCCCCGCCGGCGGCCGCGGGCGGTGAGCCCTACAACATCCTGCCCATCCACGACCTCCTCGCCGAGCACCCGTCGCTGCGGTTCCCCGAGGTgcgggcggccgcggcggcgctccGGACGGTGGGCGGCCTCCGCCCGCCGCCCTTCTCGCAGTGGCGCGCCGACCAGGACCTCATGGACTGGCTCGGCGCCTTCTTCGGCTTCCAGCGCGACAACGTCAGGAACCAGCGGGAGCACCTCGTGCTCCTTCTCGCCAACGCGCAGATGCGCCTCTCCTCCGCCGACTTCTCCGACACGCTCGAGCCCCGCATCGCGCGCCAAATCCGGAAGAAGCTGCTCCGCAACTACACCTCCTGGTGCGGCTTCCTCGGCCGCCGCCCCTCCGTCTACATCCCCGACGGCGACCCGCGCGCCGATCTGCTCTACACGGGCCTGCACCTGCTCGTCTGGGGCGAGGCCGCCAACCTCCGCTTCATGCCCGAGTGCCTCTGCTACATCTACCACCACATGGCCGGCGAGCTGCACCGCATCCTCGAGGGCTTCATCGACACCGCCACGGGCCGCCCCGTCAACCCCGCCGTGCACGGCGAGAACGCCTTCCTCACGCGCGTCGTCACGCCCATCTACGACGTCATCCGCGCCGAGGCCGAGTCCAGCCGCGACGGCAAGGTGCCGCACGCCGCCTGGAGGAACTACGATGACATGAACGAGTACTTCTGGCGCCATGACGTGTTCGACCGCCTCGGCTGGCCCATGGAGCAGTCGCGCCAGTTCTTCCGCACACCGCCGGACCGCAGCCGCGTACGCAAGACGGGCTTCGTCGAGGTCCGCTCGTTCTGGAACATTTACCGGAGCTTCGACAGGCTGTGGGTGATGCTGATTCTCTACCTGCAAGCTGCCGCGATCGTGGCGTGGGAGGGCGCGAAGTGGCCGTGGGATGATCTGCGCTCATCCCGGGGCTCAAAGTCCAAGGACACACAGGCGCGCGTGCTCTCCATTTTCATCACCTGGGCTGCGCTCCGGTTCCTCCAGTCCCTTCTGGACATCGGCACGCAGTTCCCCCGCGCATTCAGGGATGGTCGCACGCTTGCTGTGCGCATGGTGCTCAAGGCCATTGTTGCAGCCGCATGGGTCCTTGCGTTTGCTGTCCTATACAAGAGGATCTGGAACCAGAGGTCAAGCAATGGGCAGTGGTCGTCAGCAGCTGATTCACGGATCATGAGCTTCCTCTATGCAGCTGCAGCGTTTGTTATCCCTGAGGTCCTTGCTATCGTGCTCTTCATTGTGCCCTGGGTGCGAAACGCTTTGGAGAAGACAAATTGGAAGATCTGTTATGCCCTCACCTGGTGGTTCCAGAGCCGCAGCTTTGTTGGCCGAGGACTACGTGAGGGCACCTTTGACAATGTCAAGTACTCCATCTTCTGGGTGCTTTTGCTTGCCGTGAAGTTTGCCTTCAGCTATTTTCTCCAAGTCAGGCCACTTGTAAAACCCACAAAAGAGATATACAAGCTGAGTGGAATCCAGTATACTTGGCATGAGTTCTTTGGCCAAAGCAATCGTTTTGCGGTGTTTGTGCTCTGGTTACCAGTGGTGTTGATCTACCTCATGGATATCCAGATTTGGTATGCTATCTTTTCTTCTCTGACGGGTGCATTTGTGGGGCTTTTTGCACATTTGGGGGAGATCAGGGACATGAAACAGCTGCGACTTCGGTTCCAGTTCTTTGCAAGTGCCATGTCATTCAACATCATGCCAGAGGAGCAGCAGGTGGATGAGAGCTTCTTGCCCAGCCGTCTTCGCAATTTCTGGCAGCGATTGCAGCTAAGGTACGGTTTCAGCCGATCCTTTCGGAAGATCGAGTCAAATCAGGTGGAGGCACGGCGGTTTGCACTCGTTTGGAATGAGATATTAAGCAAGTTCCGGGAGGAAGACATTGTTAGTGATCGTGAGGTTGAGCTTCTTGAGCTGCCGCCTGAGCTGTGGAATGTGCGTGTAATCCGTTGGCCTTGTTTCTTGCTCTGTAATGAGCTGTCCCTTGCACTCGGTCAGGCAAAAGAGGTTAGAGGACCTGATCGCAGGCTATGGAGGAAGATATGCAAGAACGATTATCGTCGTTGTGCTGTGATTGAGGTCTATGATAGTGCAAAGCACTTGCTTCTTGAGATCATCAAGGAGGGGACTGAGGAGCATGACATTGTTACACAATTGTTCAGTGATTTTGATGGATccatgaagatggagaagttCACTGTGGGCTATAAGATGACTGAGCTGCATAATATCCATACAAGGCTTGTTGCTCTATTGGGCCTCCTCAAGCCCACCAAAGATGTTACCAAGATAGTTAATGCCTTGCAGACTCTCTATGATGTTGTCGTTCGTGATTTCCAGGCTGAGAAGAGGAGCATGGAACAATTGAGAAATGAAGGTCTTGCACAATCAAGGCCCACCAGGCTTCTCTTTGTGGATGCAGTTGTGCTTCCTGAAGAGGAGAATGCTACCTTCTATAAGCAAGTGAGGCGCATGCACACCATCCTGACCTCCAGGGACTCTATGATCAATGTCCCACAGAACCTTGAAGCTCGTCGGAGGATTGCCTTTTTCAGCAATTCATTGTTTATGAACATACCAAGGGCAACCCAGGTTGAGAAGATGATGGCTTTCAGTGTCTTGACGCCTTATTATAAGGAGGATGTGTTGTACAGCAAGGACCAACTCTATAAAGAGAATGAAGATGGCATCTCAATATTATACTATCTAAAACAGATTTACCCAGATGAGTGGGAGTACTTTGTAGAGCGAATGAAACGTGAGGGGATGTCTGATATTAACGAGCTGTACAGTGAGAAGGAAAGGCTAAGGGATCTTCGGCACTGGGTCTCATACAGGGGACAGACGTTATCACGTACGGTGAGGGGAATGATGTACAATTATGAAGCTCTCAAAATGCTGACTTTTCTGGATTCTGCCTCTGAACATGACTTAAAGACTGGGACAAGGGAGTTAGCTACTATGGGTTCCTCAAGAATTGGATCCTCAAGGCATGATGGGGTTGCTGGTGGGTCAGGGTATTACAGCAGGGCATCTTCCTCTCGTGCATTGAGCAGAGCAAGCAGTAGTGTGAGCTCCTTGTTTAAAGGAAGCGAGTATGGGACTGTCCTCATGAAATACACATATGTAGTTGCATGCCAGCTATATGGAGAGCAGAAAGCTAAGAATGACCCCAATGCTTTTGAAATACTGGAGCTAATGAAAAATTATGAAGCATTACGTGTTGCCTATGTTGATGAAAGGCAGGTCAATGGCAACGAAAAAGAGTTCTTCTCTGTTCTCGTGAAGTATGATCAGCAACTGCAGAGGGAGGTTGAAATCTATCGGGTTAAGTTGCCTGGAGAGTTCAAGAAGATTGGCGAAGGAAAGCCAGAAAATCAGAATCATGCACTCATCTTCACAAGGGGCGATGCACTTCAAACGATTGATATGAACCAAGACAACTACTTTGAAGAAGCTCTAAAGATGAGAAACCTGCTAGAAGAGTTCAATAGTTATTATGGAATTCGCAAGCCTAAAATTCTTGGGGTTCGGGAACATGTCTTCACGGGCTCAGTTTCTTCTCTTGCTTGGTTCATGTCTGCCCAGGAGACAAGTTTTGTCACTCTGGGGCAGCGTGTTCTGGCTGATCCACTTAAAGTCAGAATGCATTATGGCCACCCAGATGTTTTTGATCGTCTTTGGTTTTTGGGCCGAGGTGGTATCAGTAAAGCATCAAAGACAATCAACATTAGTGAGGATATATTTGCTGGTTTCAACTGTACCCTCCGTGGCGGTAATGTTACACACCATGAATATATCCAGGTTGGTAAAGGTAGAGATGTGGGGCTCAACCAGGTCTCTATGTTTGAAGCCAAGGTTGCTAGTGGCAATGGTGAACAAACTTTGAGCCGAGATGTTTACAGGTTGGGCCACCGATTGGATTTCTTCCGGATGCTCTCTTTCTTCTATACAACTGTTGGATTCTATTTCAATACAATGATGGTTGTGCTAACTGTCTATGCATTTGTATGGGGGCGCTTTTACCTTGCACTCAGTGGGCTTGAGGACTATATCAGCAAGAACACTTCCTCTTCTAATAATGCAGCCCTGGGAGCTGTCCTCAATCAGCAGTTTGTCATACAGCTAGGCCTGTTCACAGCTTTGCCCATGATTATTGAAAACTCACTTGAGCACGGGTTCCTCACTGCTGTGTGGGATTTCATGAAAATGCAGCTACAGTTTGCATCTGTTTTCTACACATTCTCCATGGGAACAAAGACACACTATTATGGGAGGACGATCCTTCACGGAGGAGCGAAGTATCGGGCCACTGGCAGAGGCTTTGTTGTAGAGCATAAGAAGTTTGCTGAAAACTATAGGCTCTATGCTCACAGCCATTTCATCAAAGCTATAGAACTTGGTGTGATATTAACTCTTTATGCATCTTATGGCAGTGCATCTGGGAATACACTGGTGTATATTCTGCTGACACTTTCAAGTTGGTTTCTTGTGTCGTCATGGATTCTTGCTCCCTTCATTTTTAATCCCTCTGGTTTTGACTGGCTGAAGAATTTTAATGACTTTGAGGACTTTCTAAACTGGATCTGGTTCCAGGGTGGGATCTCAGTTCAGTCAGATCAAAGCTGGGAGACGTGGTGGGAGGATGAAACTGATCATCTCCGGACGACGGGTCTATGGGGCTGCATCTTGGAAATCTTATTAGACCTTCGATTTTTCTTCTTTCAGTATGCAATTGTTTATCGGCTTCACATTGCTGGTCAGAGTAGAAGCATCCTTGTCTACCTTCTTTCATGGGCATGCATCCTCCTAGCTTTTGTGGCTCTTGTGACAGTGGCTTACTTTCGAGACAGATATTCGGCAAAGAAGCACATACGGTATCGTCTTGTCCAGGCAATCATTGTTGGGGGCACAGTGGCAGCTATTGTTGTGCTGTTAGAATTCACAAAGTTTCAGTTTGTTGATACTTTTACTAGTCTTTTGGCTTTTCTGCCAACTGGCTGGGGAATCGTATCTATTGCTCTGGTATTCAAGCCATATCTGAGGAGATCTGAGATGGTCTGGAAAACTGTGGTTACTGTGGCACGTTTGTATGACATATTGTTTGGAGTAATTGTTATGGCACCTGTGGCTGTATTATCATGGTTGCCTGGGCTTCAAGAAATGCAAACAAGGATCCTGTTCAATGAAGCTTTCAGCAGGGGACTTCACATTTCCCAAATCATTACTGGCAAAAAGGCACATGCGTtttga
- the LOC136456356 gene encoding protein DEHYDRATION-INDUCED 19 homolog 3-like, whose product MDSEHWISRLAAAKRYYAAQLGHVDDVPGMGTEEVEMEMEDDGDMEMEMEMALELGDATWTEVACPYCYEDHDVASLCVHLEEDHPYEPHAAPCPICSQRITRDMLNHITMQHGYLFKNGHRSRRFIIPERDAISLLSRDLRGTHLQALLGGVHGHRSNNAVTTNISSDPLLSSFGLNFPTSDAPEPSKSASSIPDGASIRKETPVQPWESSIDSSLTSEEREQKRKQATDRATFVQGLVLSTLFGD is encoded by the exons ATGGACTCGGAGCACTGGATCTCGCGCCTGGCCGCCGCCAAGCGCTACTACGCGGCGCAGCTCGGCCACGTCGACG ATGTGCCCGGGATGGGAACTGAGGaggtggagatggagatggaggacgACGGCGACATGGAGATGGAAATGGAGATGGCGCTGGAGCTCGGCGACGCGACGTGGACGGAGGTCGCCTGCCCCTACTGCTACGAGGACCATGACGTCGCGTCCCTCTGCGTCCACCTCGAGGAGGACCACCCCTACGAGCCCCACGCCGCG CCCTGCCCCATTTGCTCCCAAAGGATTACAAGAGATATGCTTAACCATATCACCATGCAACATGGTTATTTGTTCAAG AATGGTCACAGGTCTCGCAGATTTATTATTCCTGAGAGAGATGCGATTTCTTTATTGAGCCGAGATCTACGTGGTACTCATTTACAGGCTCTTCTTGGGGGTGTTCATGGCCACAGATCAAATAACGCAGTGACCACAAACATTTCCAGTGATCCTCTTCTTTCATCGTTTGGCCTGAACTTCCCAACATCAGATGCACCAGAACCATCAAAATCAGCATCTTCTATTCCAGATGGTGCCTCAATACGTAAGGAGACACCAGTTCAGCCTTGGGAATCAAG TATCGATTCATCTCTCACAAGTGAGGAAAGGGAGCAAAAGCGGAAACAAGCGACCGACAGAGCAACCTTTGTGCAAGGCCTAGTGCTGTCTACACTATTCGGAGATTGA